A single Streptomyces sannanensis DNA region contains:
- a CDS encoding dipeptide ABC transporter ATP-binding protein: protein MSENVTLPKQGSSEKADGRGEPLLTVEGLTKHFPIYGGFPFKRQVGAVKAVDGIDLSVYPGESLGLVGESGCGKSTTGRLITKLMDATSGKITYAGQDITKAGRRQLAPIRSEIQMIFQDPYSSLNPRQTVGTIIKSPMEVNGINPPGGREAKVRELLEVVGLNPEHYNRFPHEFSGGQRQRIGVARALALQPKLIVADEPVSALDVSIQAQVVNLLQKVQEEMGIAFVFIAHDLAVVRHFSQRVAVMYLGKVVEVADRESLYNRPRHPYTHALLSAVPEVDVDASDKERIRLEGDVPSPISPPSGCRFRTRCWKAQDKCATEEPPLVQLAGSEPGHLTACHFPEDPTTEAREEAVVLDPALAALEEALEEAAEEASEDVAEEASEDAAADAAEESAEETTEDAAEESAEESTEASAEDAVGEASKGTSKDA from the coding sequence ATGAGCGAGAACGTCACTCTGCCGAAGCAGGGTTCGTCCGAGAAGGCCGACGGCCGGGGCGAGCCCCTGCTCACCGTCGAGGGCCTGACCAAGCATTTCCCGATCTACGGCGGCTTCCCCTTCAAGCGCCAGGTCGGCGCCGTCAAGGCAGTGGACGGGATCGACCTGTCCGTGTACCCGGGTGAGAGCCTCGGCCTCGTCGGCGAGTCAGGCTGTGGCAAGTCCACGACCGGCCGTCTGATCACGAAGCTGATGGATGCCACCAGCGGCAAGATCACGTACGCGGGTCAGGACATCACCAAGGCCGGCCGCAGGCAGCTGGCGCCCATACGGTCCGAGATCCAGATGATCTTCCAGGACCCGTACTCGTCGCTGAACCCGCGGCAGACCGTCGGCACCATCATCAAGAGCCCGATGGAGGTCAACGGCATCAACCCGCCCGGCGGCCGTGAGGCCAAGGTGCGGGAGCTGCTGGAGGTCGTGGGCCTCAACCCGGAGCACTACAACCGCTTCCCGCACGAGTTCTCCGGCGGTCAGCGGCAGCGCATCGGTGTGGCGCGCGCCCTGGCGCTGCAGCCCAAGCTGATCGTCGCCGACGAGCCGGTCTCCGCGCTGGACGTGTCGATCCAGGCCCAGGTGGTGAACCTCCTGCAGAAGGTGCAGGAGGAGATGGGCATCGCGTTCGTCTTCATCGCCCACGACCTGGCCGTCGTACGGCACTTCTCGCAGCGCGTGGCCGTCATGTACCTGGGCAAGGTCGTCGAGGTCGCGGACCGCGAGTCGCTGTACAACAGGCCCCGCCACCCCTACACGCACGCCCTGCTCTCGGCCGTGCCGGAGGTGGACGTCGACGCGTCGGACAAGGAGCGGATCCGCCTCGAGGGCGACGTCCCCTCCCCGATCTCGCCCCCGTCCGGCTGCCGCTTCCGCACCCGTTGCTGGAAGGCGCAGGACAAGTGCGCGACGGAGGAGCCGCCGCTGGTCCAGCTGGCGGGCAGCGAGCCGGGCCACCTGACGGCCTGCCACTTCCCGGAGGACCCCACCACCGAGGCCCGCGAGGAGGCCGTCGTCCTGGACCCGGCCCTGGCCGCGCTCGAGGAGGCCCTGGAGGAGGCCGCCGAGGAGGCCTCGGAGGACGTGGCCGAGGAGGCGTCGGAGGACGCCGCTGCTGACGCGGCGGAGGAGTCCGCCGAGGAGACCACCGAGGACGCTGCTGAGGAGTCCGCCGAGGAATCCACTGAGGCGTCCGCCGAGGACGCTGTCGGCGAGGCGTCGAAGGGCACCTCGAAGGACGCGTGA